In the Vitis vinifera cultivar Pinot Noir 40024 chromosome 2, ASM3070453v1 genome, one interval contains:
- the LOC104878347 gene encoding transcription factor MYB23 gives MTRDKRRPPPPLLCIKVSLCYCLSSRLQPHRFTITPPDTPFTLSIMAPRSINEGSSKKVMNKGAWTSEEDRKLAEYIEVHGAKRWKTVAFKSGLNRCGKSCRLRWLNYLRPNIKRGNISDDEEDLILRLHKLLGNRWSLIAGRLPGRTDNEIKNYWNSHLSKKLQQKENKTETSTAKETAPQKPEDIAEGSGEEDKGSGYPDINFDVNEFFDFSAEGSCGLEWVNKFLELDEESWLAKKRSIH, from the exons ATGACCAGAGACAAGAGGCGCCCCCCACCTCCCCTCCTGTGTATTAAAGTCTCACTCTGCTACTGCCTCAGCAGCAGACTGCAACCACACCGCTTCACAATTACACCTCCAGATACTCCTTTCACTCTCTCAATTATGGCCCCAAGAAGCATTAATGAAGGATCCAGTAAGAAAGTTATGAACAAAGGAGCATGGACATCCGAGGAGGATAGAAAACTGGCCGAGTATATAGAAGTGCATGGCGCAAAGAGGTGGAAAACTGTAGCATTCAAATCAG GGCTGAATCGGTGTGGGAAAAGTTGCAGATTGAGATGGTTGAATTATCTGAGACCCAACATCAAGAGAGGCAACATATCAGATGACGAAGAGGACTTGATTCTCAGACTTCATAAGCTGCTAGGGAACAG GTGGTCGTTGATCGCTGGGAGACTTCCAGGGCGAACAGATAATGAGATCAAGAACTACTGGAATTCTCATTTGAGCAAGAAACTACAacagaaagaaaacaaaactgagACTTCCACAGCAAAAGAGACTGCACCCCAGAAACCCGAAGACATTGCAGAGGGCAGTGGAGAAGAAGACAAAGGAAGTGGGTACCCAGACATCAACTTTGATGTCAATGAGTTCTTTGACTTCTCGGCTGAAGGCTCCTGTGGATTGGAGTGGGTGAACAAGTTTCTTGAGCTCGATGAGGAATCCTGGCTCGCCAAGAAAAG gtctATACATTAG
- the LOC100263062 gene encoding probable glycosyltransferase At5g03795 isoform X1, producing MLLTLHDVVLVGLSASKLVAVVLMYRINWKKLFVVVAIMTTAGMVLQTYTLPYPMATWFLPPQTMVSSYKSLNGSTVHLTETLSLESAEQFQLVPTAPVVSLNSSTELVKSVPIVEERAQVSPRRNPSSRRRRKNAKIDKTNEQKVVFHPPPPRTVPTRLQRYIWSLPPDEALLFAKREIQNVSTVTDDPELYASLFHNVSVFKRSYELMETILKVYIYPDGARPIFHAPHLRGIYASEGWFMKLMEENRQFVTRDPKKAHLFYLPYSARQLETALYVPNSHNIRPLSIFLRDHVNMIAAKYPFWNRTHGSDHFLVACHDWGPYTVNEHQELSRNTIKALCNADLSEGIFVAGKDVSLPETTIRNPRRPLRNVGGRRVSQRPILAFFAGNMHGRVRPTLLKYWSDKDEDMRIYGPLPNRISKKMSYIQHMKSSRFCICPMGYEVNSPRIVEAIYYECVPVIIADNFVPPLNDVLDWTAFSVIVAEKDIPKLKEILLAIPLRRYLVMQTNVKMVQKHFLWNPKPVRYDLFHMILHSIWFSRLNQIQISVS from the exons ATGCTGCTTACGCTGCACGACGTCGTTTTGGTTGGCCTCTCTGCATCGaag TTGGTGGCTGTTGTCCTCATGTACAGAATCAATTGGAAAAAACTGTTCGTTGTTGTAGCCATAATGACAACAGCTGGTATGGTACTTCAAACCTATACACTTCCTTATCCAATGGCGACCTGGTTCCTCCCTCCACAAACGATGGTCTCTTCCTACAAATCCTTGAATGGTAGTACCGTTCATTTGACCGAGACCCTTTCATTGGAAAGTGCCGAGCAGTTTCAACTTGTTCCTACTGCCCCTGTTGTGTCTTTGAATTCTTCCACTGAATTGGTTAAGTCAGTGCCAATTGTTGAAGAGAGAGCTCAAGTTTCTCCAAGGAGAAATCCTTCATCCAGAAGGAGAAGGAAGAACGCAAAGATTGACAAAACCAATGAGCAAAAGGTTGTATTTCATCCGCCTCCACCTAGAACTGTGCCCACTCGCTTGCAG AGATATATTTGGTCATTGCCACCTGATGAGGCCCTTTTATTTGCTAAAAGGGAGATCCAGAATGTCTCAACTGTTACTGATGATCCTGAGCTGTATGCCTCTTTATTCCACAATGTTTCTGTTTTCAAAAG GAGTTATGAATTGATGGAAACCATACTTAAAGTCTACATTTACCCAGATGGAGCGAGACCCATTTTTCATGCACCCCATCTCAGAGGAATTTATGCTTCTGAAGGGTGGTTTATGAAGTTAATGGAGGAAAACAGGCAGTTTGTCACAAGGGACCCAAAAAAGGCTCACTTGTTTTATCTTCCATACAGTGCACGCCAGCTGGAGACAGCACTCTATGTGCCCAATTCACATAATATCAGACCACTGTCGATCTTCTTAAGGGACCATGTGAACATGATCGCAGCAAAGTATCCTTTCTGGAACCGCACACATGGATCAGACCATTTTTTAGTTGCTTGCCACGACTGG GGCCCTTACACAGTGAATGAACACCAGGAACTGAGCAGAAACACCATAAAAGCTCTTTGCAATGCTGATCTATCAGAAGGCATATTTGTTGCAGGGAAAGATGTTTCCCTTCCAGAAACTACCATTAGGAATCCAAGGCGCCCTCTAAGAAATGTTGGTGGAAGACGAGTATCACAGCGTCCAATTCTTGCTTTTTTCGCTGGAAACATGCATGGTAGGGTCCGCCCCACCCTTCTCAAGTACTGGTCTGATAAAGATGAAGACATGAGGATTTATGGACCACTACCCAATAGAATCTCCAAAAAAATGTCCTATATTCAGCATATGAAATCAAGCAGATTCTGCATTTGCCCAATGGGATATGAAGTGAACAGCCCCAGGATTGTTGAGGCAATATATTATGAGTGTGTCCCAGTGATCATAGCCGATAACTTTGTTCCTCCACTCAACGATGTGTTGGATTGGACTGCATTTTCTGTAATTGTGGCTGAGAAGGATATACCCAAACTGAAGGAAATCCTTTTGGCTATTCCCCTGAGACGGTACCTTGTAATGCAAACAAACGTGAAGATGGTGCAGAAGCATTTTCTCTGGAACCCAAAACCAGTCAGATATGATTTGTTCCACATGATTCTGCATTCAATTTGGTTTAGTAGGTTGAACCAGATTCAAATCTCAGTGTCTTAG
- the LOC100263062 gene encoding probable glycosyltransferase At5g03795 isoform X2 has translation MKRLLQLVAVVLMYRINWKKLFVVVAIMTTAGMVLQTYTLPYPMATWFLPPQTMVSSYKSLNGSTVHLTETLSLESAEQFQLVPTAPVVSLNSSTELVKSVPIVEERAQVSPRRNPSSRRRRKNAKIDKTNEQKVVFHPPPPRTVPTRLQRYIWSLPPDEALLFAKREIQNVSTVTDDPELYASLFHNVSVFKRSYELMETILKVYIYPDGARPIFHAPHLRGIYASEGWFMKLMEENRQFVTRDPKKAHLFYLPYSARQLETALYVPNSHNIRPLSIFLRDHVNMIAAKYPFWNRTHGSDHFLVACHDWGPYTVNEHQELSRNTIKALCNADLSEGIFVAGKDVSLPETTIRNPRRPLRNVGGRRVSQRPILAFFAGNMHGRVRPTLLKYWSDKDEDMRIYGPLPNRISKKMSYIQHMKSSRFCICPMGYEVNSPRIVEAIYYECVPVIIADNFVPPLNDVLDWTAFSVIVAEKDIPKLKEILLAIPLRRYLVMQTNVKMVQKHFLWNPKPVRYDLFHMILHSIWFSRLNQIQISVS, from the exons ATGAAAAGGCTATTGCAGTTGGTGGCTGTTGTCCTCATGTACAGAATCAATTGGAAAAAACTGTTCGTTGTTGTAGCCATAATGACAACAGCTGGTATGGTACTTCAAACCTATACACTTCCTTATCCAATGGCGACCTGGTTCCTCCCTCCACAAACGATGGTCTCTTCCTACAAATCCTTGAATGGTAGTACCGTTCATTTGACCGAGACCCTTTCATTGGAAAGTGCCGAGCAGTTTCAACTTGTTCCTACTGCCCCTGTTGTGTCTTTGAATTCTTCCACTGAATTGGTTAAGTCAGTGCCAATTGTTGAAGAGAGAGCTCAAGTTTCTCCAAGGAGAAATCCTTCATCCAGAAGGAGAAGGAAGAACGCAAAGATTGACAAAACCAATGAGCAAAAGGTTGTATTTCATCCGCCTCCACCTAGAACTGTGCCCACTCGCTTGCAG AGATATATTTGGTCATTGCCACCTGATGAGGCCCTTTTATTTGCTAAAAGGGAGATCCAGAATGTCTCAACTGTTACTGATGATCCTGAGCTGTATGCCTCTTTATTCCACAATGTTTCTGTTTTCAAAAG GAGTTATGAATTGATGGAAACCATACTTAAAGTCTACATTTACCCAGATGGAGCGAGACCCATTTTTCATGCACCCCATCTCAGAGGAATTTATGCTTCTGAAGGGTGGTTTATGAAGTTAATGGAGGAAAACAGGCAGTTTGTCACAAGGGACCCAAAAAAGGCTCACTTGTTTTATCTTCCATACAGTGCACGCCAGCTGGAGACAGCACTCTATGTGCCCAATTCACATAATATCAGACCACTGTCGATCTTCTTAAGGGACCATGTGAACATGATCGCAGCAAAGTATCCTTTCTGGAACCGCACACATGGATCAGACCATTTTTTAGTTGCTTGCCACGACTGG GGCCCTTACACAGTGAATGAACACCAGGAACTGAGCAGAAACACCATAAAAGCTCTTTGCAATGCTGATCTATCAGAAGGCATATTTGTTGCAGGGAAAGATGTTTCCCTTCCAGAAACTACCATTAGGAATCCAAGGCGCCCTCTAAGAAATGTTGGTGGAAGACGAGTATCACAGCGTCCAATTCTTGCTTTTTTCGCTGGAAACATGCATGGTAGGGTCCGCCCCACCCTTCTCAAGTACTGGTCTGATAAAGATGAAGACATGAGGATTTATGGACCACTACCCAATAGAATCTCCAAAAAAATGTCCTATATTCAGCATATGAAATCAAGCAGATTCTGCATTTGCCCAATGGGATATGAAGTGAACAGCCCCAGGATTGTTGAGGCAATATATTATGAGTGTGTCCCAGTGATCATAGCCGATAACTTTGTTCCTCCACTCAACGATGTGTTGGATTGGACTGCATTTTCTGTAATTGTGGCTGAGAAGGATATACCCAAACTGAAGGAAATCCTTTTGGCTATTCCCCTGAGACGGTACCTTGTAATGCAAACAAACGTGAAGATGGTGCAGAAGCATTTTCTCTGGAACCCAAAACCAGTCAGATATGATTTGTTCCACATGATTCTGCATTCAATTTGGTTTAGTAGGTTGAACCAGATTCAAATCTCAGTGTCTTAG
- the LOC100257929 gene encoding uncharacterized protein LOC100257929 — translation MAAPFFSTPFQPYVYQSPQENVTPFQILGGEAQIVQIMLKPQEKIIAKPGSMCYMSGSIQMENVYIPENEVGMWQWLFGKAVTSIVLLNQGSSNGFVGIAAPSLARILPIDLAMFGGEILCQPDAFLCSLNDVKVNNTTDQRARNIVVGAEGFLRQKLTGQGLAFIVAGGSVVQKNLEVGEELAVDVSCIAALSATVSVQIKYNGPMRRVVFGGDNLVTAVLTGPGIVFIQSLPFQRFSQRIARAVTSPNMRENPKFFIQIAIFFFLAYVVIVSSLILTDV, via the exons ATGGCCGCGCCTTTTTTCTCCACACCTTTTCAGCCGTACGTTTACCAG AGTCCACAAGAAAATGTGACACCTTTTCAAATATTGGGTGGTGAAGCTCAGATAGTTCAG ATAATGTTGAAACCACAAGAAAAGATTATTGCAAAGCCTG GTTCCATGTGCTACATGTCTGGGTCCATCCAAATGGAGAATGTTTACATCCCTGAAAATGAAGTAGGTATGTGGCAGTGGCTTTTCGGCAAGGCTGTGACAAGCATAGTTCTTCTCAATCAAGGTTCAAGTAATGGCTTTGTTGGAATTGCTGCACCTTCTCTTGCAAGAATACTCCCG attgaTTTGGCAATGTTTGGCGGGGAAATTTTATGCCAG CCAGATGCATTCCTTTGCTCTCTCAATGATGTAAAAGTCAATAATACAACTGATCAGAGGGCTCGTAACATAGTTGTTGGTGCAGAG GGATTTCTGAGACAGAAGCTAACTGGGCAAGGGCTTGCTTTCATAGTTGCTGGTGGATCTG TTGTACAGAAAAATCTCGAGGTGGGTGAAGAACTAGCCGTTGATGTGTCTTGCATTGCTGCCCTGTCGGCCACTGTCAGCgtccaaatcaaatataatggTCCCATGAGAAGAGTAGTCTTTGGG GGCGACAACCTAGTTACAGCTGTTCTAACAGGACCAGGCATTGTCTTTATACAGAGTTTGCCCTTTCAGCGATTCTCTCAGCGCATTGCCAG GGCGGTTACTTCCCCAAACATGAGGGAAAATCCAAAGTTCTTTATTCAGATagcaattttcttctttttggctTATGTTGTGATTGTATCATCATTGATCTTAACTGATGTTTGA